In Deinococcus psychrotolerans, a genomic segment contains:
- a CDS encoding S8 family peptidase, which produces MKQLPRALALLGCGLVLLSACTPPSPPVDSVYTLSGKVFAPGAGGVTPLSVQGMHWNAPHVGGQVLLSAQNLSAQNLSPAALSALSGVRTQSLPSAGLTVAYTPAGQTDAEFAATLAANGLAAQPNYRYQALSAPNDPGYPINAGIRVGGALYDQDYLTRINAQSGWDKLEALGKTPVGALTAVLDTGVDTAHEDLAGRLLPGRDFCASLVTDSDGNTNCSGEDSDPSDLTQGSEAGHGTSSAGLIGAATNNGKGIAALTWSGKTILPVKVFGASGANSGATTASLTAGVKYAVAQGAKVINMSLGLVGASTDPALSKAVADAAAADVLLIAAAGNTPNQGLYYPASDPNVMAIGALAKTDALACYSARPAAGQKALDLVAPGGNAGSGTANCYQSSEYDILTLATTAQGRYTLRAGTSEAAPQVSGAAALLRALRPDLSANQVKGILTVTAKKVAGGSLLDVGAAVQAAYTYGGGGGIVVPPKPPVVPLVPYSLRVDAFLGDALAGTATTTGKDAPPIQSVTYRIKNLVAGTYTLKATLTVDNVISNGEATVTISGGDAVRNIQTR; this is translated from the coding sequence ATGAAACAGCTTCCCCGCGCTCTTGCCCTGCTGGGCTGTGGTCTGGTGCTCCTGAGTGCTTGCACGCCGCCCTCGCCGCCCGTCGACAGCGTGTACACCCTCAGCGGCAAGGTGTTTGCGCCGGGAGCTGGTGGCGTCACGCCGCTCAGCGTTCAAGGGATGCATTGGAATGCGCCGCACGTCGGCGGCCAAGTGCTGCTGAGCGCCCAAAATCTCAGCGCCCAAAACCTGAGTCCAGCCGCGCTCTCGGCGTTGTCAGGCGTGCGTACCCAGAGCTTGCCGAGCGCGGGCTTGACGGTGGCCTACACGCCCGCCGGACAGACGGACGCTGAATTCGCTGCCACACTGGCGGCTAATGGCCTCGCGGCGCAGCCCAACTACCGCTATCAAGCGCTGAGCGCACCCAACGACCCCGGCTATCCGATCAACGCGGGCATTCGCGTTGGTGGCGCACTCTACGATCAGGATTACCTGACCCGCATCAACGCCCAGAGCGGCTGGGACAAGCTCGAAGCCCTCGGCAAAACGCCCGTCGGCGCACTCACAGCGGTGCTGGATACCGGCGTGGACACCGCCCACGAAGACTTGGCGGGCCGCTTGCTGCCGGGCCGCGACTTTTGCGCCTCCCTTGTGACCGATTCGGACGGCAACACCAATTGCAGCGGCGAGGACAGCGATCCCAGCGACCTGACGCAGGGCAGCGAAGCCGGGCACGGCACTTCCAGCGCGGGCCTGATTGGAGCGGCCACCAACAACGGCAAAGGCATCGCGGCCCTGACTTGGAGCGGCAAAACCATCTTGCCAGTCAAGGTCTTTGGGGCCAGCGGCGCGAACTCAGGCGCAACGACAGCCAGCCTGACCGCCGGGGTCAAGTACGCCGTGGCGCAGGGAGCCAAAGTCATCAACATGAGCCTCGGTCTGGTGGGAGCCAGCACTGATCCGGCCCTTTCCAAAGCGGTTGCCGACGCTGCCGCTGCCGACGTGCTGCTCATTGCCGCTGCGGGCAATACGCCCAATCAGGGTCTGTACTACCCCGCCAGCGACCCCAACGTGATGGCCATCGGCGCACTCGCCAAAACCGACGCTCTGGCCTGCTACAGCGCCCGGCCCGCCGCAGGTCAGAAGGCGCTCGACTTGGTGGCTCCCGGCGGCAACGCGGGCAGCGGCACGGCCAACTGCTACCAGAGCAGCGAGTACGACATTTTGACGCTGGCCACCACCGCTCAGGGCCGCTACACCCTGCGGGCAGGCACCAGCGAAGCGGCCCCGCAAGTCAGCGGCGCGGCGGCGCTGCTCCGCGCCCTGCGGCCCGATTTAAGCGCCAACCAAGTGAAGGGCATCCTGACGGTGACGGCCAAGAAAGTGGCGGGCGGCTCACTGCTTGACGTGGGCGCGGCTGTTCAAGCGGCCTACACTTACGGCGGCGGCGGCGGTATCGTCGTTCCCCCCAAGCCGCCAGTCGTTCCTTTGGTGCCCTACAGCCTCCGGGTAGACGCCTTCCTCGGCGACGCGCTGGCAGGCACCGCGACCACGACCGGCAAGGACGCGCCGCCTATTCAGAGTGTGACTTACCGGATCAAGAATCTGGTGGCCGGGACTTACACGCTGAAGGCCACCTTGACCGTCGACAATGTCATCAGCAATGGTGAGGCCACCGTGACGATCAGCGGCGGCGACGCCGTTCGAAACATTCAGACCCGCTAA